The following coding sequences lie in one Erwinia amylovora genomic window:
- the secM gene encoding secA translation cis-regulator SecM — MIGILNRWRQFGRRYFWPHLLLGMVAASFGLPQASAHDRITLAETSSRSLNIGSATRIDRLVMQQDGVRRSSFSVDYWHQHAIRTVIRHLSFSLTPSVSPVAAAAPLEAHKLALLETLNTLLTREARPPVIIRHTTRRPITVSTHHHIGLWLAQVCGIRAGPSTRLR, encoded by the coding sequence GTGATCGGTATTCTAAATCGTTGGCGACAATTTGGCAGACGCTATTTCTGGCCGCATCTCCTGTTGGGGATGGTCGCGGCGAGTTTTGGTTTGCCCCAGGCGTCAGCACACGATCGCATTACCTTAGCAGAAACCTCGTCACGAAGCCTGAATATTGGCAGCGCTACGCGTATTGACCGTCTGGTCATGCAACAGGATGGCGTGCGTCGGTCCTCGTTCAGCGTGGATTACTGGCATCAGCATGCGATCCGCACGGTGATCCGCCATCTCTCATTTTCTCTTACGCCTTCTGTTTCACCGGTGGCCGCAGCCGCCCCGCTGGAAGCGCATAAGCTGGCGCTGCTGGAAACGTTAAACACCCTGTTGACGCGCGAAGCCAGGCCGCCGGTAATTATTCGCCATACCACCCGGCGCCCGATCACCGTCTCCACGCACCATCACATCGGCCTGTGGCTGGCCCAGGTTTGCGGCATTCGCGCCGGGCCGTCCACGCGACTTCGTTAA
- a CDS encoding DUF721 domain-containing protein, protein MRDSRPQSIESFFDQAQEQSVLQHVQQRAIALNKLNRAVQGAIPAQLHPWCRVANFRQGILVIETANANWMMRLRYEQSSLLSALRAQILPSLTSIDIRINPSLAAKGQQTVQESSTRLAKEDKPPLRQLSEQSAEVLRGVASRSPEKLKNVLERLASLAGESANSTSRNK, encoded by the coding sequence ATGCGCGATAGTCGCCCACAATCTATTGAAAGTTTCTTCGATCAGGCTCAGGAACAGAGCGTGCTGCAACATGTGCAGCAGCGCGCCATCGCGCTGAACAAGCTGAATCGCGCTGTTCAGGGAGCGATCCCCGCACAGCTGCATCCCTGGTGCCGCGTGGCCAATTTCCGTCAGGGCATTCTGGTGATCGAAACGGCCAACGCCAACTGGATGATGCGCTTACGCTATGAGCAATCCAGTTTGCTGTCAGCTTTACGAGCGCAAATATTACCATCATTGACGTCGATCGACATCAGGATAAATCCATCGTTGGCGGCAAAAGGTCAGCAAACTGTGCAAGAAAGCAGCACTCGGCTGGCAAAAGAAGATAAACCGCCTTTAAGACAGCTTAGTGAACAAAGCGCGGAGGTTTTACGCGGAGTAGCGAGCCGAAGCCCGGAAAAACTGAAAAATGTTTTAGAACGACTGGCCTCGCTGGCCGGAGAGAGTGCCAACTCAACCAGTCGTAATAAATAG